A window from Prochlorococcus marinus CUG1435 encodes these proteins:
- a CDS encoding DUF2808 domain-containing protein yields MLKKTNRHVLNFKILRFFLLPIILFSTPLFNSSQVAKAGLEFQWDQNSGFKRLKWLQKENKRRFRNKIYFFLRPSDRNSELLKINLAIPETFKTNLKKEKISLCKVKIGGFESRTKCLEDIPADIEITTDESSLRSLNIYPHSPIPYNKDSIAIVLKVFNPNKSGLFQFHSYGQPKGQSVLSYLGSWTILLDD; encoded by the coding sequence ATGTTAAAAAAAACAAATAGACATGTATTAAATTTTAAAATTTTAAGATTTTTTCTTTTACCTATAATTTTATTCTCAACTCCATTATTCAATAGCAGCCAAGTCGCTAAAGCAGGTTTGGAATTTCAGTGGGACCAAAACTCTGGCTTCAAAAGATTAAAGTGGCTTCAAAAAGAAAATAAAAGAAGATTTAGAAATAAAATTTATTTTTTCTTAAGGCCATCTGATAGAAATTCTGAACTTTTAAAAATAAATCTAGCTATACCTGAAACCTTTAAAACGAATTTAAAAAAAGAAAAAATTAGTCTTTGCAAGGTAAAAATAGGCGGTTTTGAAAGTCGTACTAAATGTCTTGAAGACATACCAGCTGATATTGAAATCACTACTGATGAATCATCCTTACGTTCATTAAACATCTACCCCCATAGCCCAATTCCCTACAATAAAGATAGTATTGCAATTGTATTAAAAGTTTTTAATCCAAACAAATCAGGGCTTTTTCAATTTCATTCATATGGGCAACCAAAAGGACAATCAGTTTTAAGTTATCTAGGTAGCTGGACTATATTATTAGACGATTAA
- the rpmH gene encoding 50S ribosomal protein L34, with product MTKRTFGGTSRKRKRVSGFRVRMRSHTGRRVIKSRRQKGRERIAV from the coding sequence ATGACTAAAAGAACTTTTGGTGGAACCTCTAGAAAAAGAAAACGTGTATCTGGTTTCAGAGTAAGAATGCGCTCTCATACTGGCAGAAGAGTTATTAAAAGCAGAAGACAAAAAGGTAGAGAAAGAATAGCAGTCTAA
- the rnpA gene encoding ribonuclease P protein component, which produces MALPKNMRLKGHRTFNYIHKNSTKYYGEFMTFKVASSNPDILLSHKLSNHSNNLRVAISISKKFSKKAVERNKIRRILQDWLLKNIQKINNHKPYWLLVNLRFGGFCNDKNKLLEEFQNLMSKSSLIK; this is translated from the coding sequence ATGGCCTTACCCAAAAATATGCGTTTAAAAGGTCATAGGACTTTTAACTATATTCACAAAAATTCCACAAAATATTACGGGGAATTTATGACTTTTAAAGTTGCAAGTTCGAATCCAGATATTCTTTTATCACACAAACTAAGTAATCATTCAAATAATTTGAGGGTAGCAATTTCAATTAGTAAAAAATTTTCAAAAAAAGCAGTAGAAAGAAATAAAATAAGAAGAATTCTTCAAGATTGGTTATTAAAGAATATTCAAAAAATCAATAACCACAAACCTTATTGGTTACTTGTTAACCTAAGATTTGGAGGTTTCTGCAATGATAAAAACAAACTTTTGGAGGAATTTCAAAACTTAATGTCCAAATCTAGTCTAATCAAATGA
- a CDS encoding PH domain-containing protein, with amino-acid sequence MINMNEETFYEGGPAKSDLIINLLAGITILGLPFTFAAIVRALWLRYKISNKRITIDGGWFGKNKTQVSISNIEEIRSIPRGFGSYGDMVLILSDGSKVEMKSIPLFREKQEFIENIISNRSQISNLNQVEGFATKS; translated from the coding sequence ATGATTAACATGAATGAAGAAACCTTTTACGAAGGGGGTCCCGCAAAAAGTGATTTAATAATTAATCTACTTGCGGGAATAACTATTCTTGGTTTGCCATTTACCTTTGCCGCAATAGTTAGGGCCTTATGGTTGAGATATAAAATTTCAAACAAAAGAATTACAATCGATGGTGGATGGTTTGGTAAAAACAAAACACAAGTCTCAATAAGTAACATTGAAGAAATTAGATCTATCCCTAGGGGATTCGGATCGTATGGTGATATGGTTCTAATTCTTTCAGATGGTTCAAAGGTTGAGATGAAATCAATACCTCTTTTTAGAGAAAAGCAAGAGTTTATTGAAAATATCATAAGTAATAGATCACAAATCTCGAATCTCAACCAAGTTGAAGGATTTGCAACCAAATCCTAA
- the yidC gene encoding membrane protein insertase YidC — MIGFISEKLLIPILDFFYGLVPSYGLAIVALTVVIRIALFPLSAGSIRSARRMKIAQPVMQKRQAEIKSKFSGDPKKQQEELGKLMNEFGSPLAGCLPLIVQMPILFALFATLRGSPFADVPYNINLKVVPQDQIAAIDPKPYKSPRHSIFITEKSHFPVIATIPNGTKLGTQESIKINLQTTNGNSYSEVLSNYDNGSKFLPTWKVAKGEDNIKVSQDGTVTAIKPGDATIEAKIPGLAAKSGFLFIKALGQVGFYVDGSINWDIAALVGAFGLTLLLSQVLSSQGMPANPQQSTANKITPVMITGMFLFFPLPAGVLLYMVVANIFQAFQTFLLNKEALPENLQKILDQQLLTKNNSITTAASTISEKRLPFEPNNKK; from the coding sequence GTGATAGGGTTCATTTCTGAAAAATTACTTATCCCGATTCTAGATTTTTTCTATGGTTTAGTCCCTAGTTATGGTTTAGCAATTGTTGCACTAACAGTTGTAATTAGAATTGCACTTTTCCCTTTAAGCGCTGGATCCATTAGGAGCGCAAGAAGGATGAAAATTGCTCAACCAGTAATGCAAAAAAGACAAGCAGAAATAAAATCTAAGTTTTCTGGCGATCCAAAGAAACAGCAAGAAGAGTTAGGGAAACTTATGAATGAGTTTGGCAGTCCTCTTGCAGGGTGCCTACCTTTGATCGTACAAATGCCTATACTATTCGCATTGTTTGCGACCCTAAGAGGATCACCTTTTGCTGATGTACCTTATAATATTAATCTAAAGGTTGTACCCCAGGATCAAATTGCGGCTATTGATCCAAAACCATATAAATCTCCCAGACACTCTATTTTCATTACTGAAAAATCTCATTTTCCTGTAATAGCTACTATTCCTAATGGAACAAAGTTAGGAACTCAAGAATCAATAAAAATAAATTTGCAAACAACAAATGGTAACAGCTACTCAGAAGTTTTATCTAATTATGACAATGGTTCAAAATTCCTTCCTACATGGAAAGTAGCTAAAGGGGAAGATAATATAAAAGTTTCTCAAGATGGAACTGTTACTGCAATAAAACCAGGTGATGCAACAATTGAAGCTAAAATTCCTGGCCTAGCTGCTAAAAGTGGATTTCTTTTTATCAAGGCACTTGGACAAGTTGGCTTTTATGTAGATGGATCTATTAATTGGGATATCGCTGCACTTGTTGGGGCTTTTGGATTAACTTTACTACTTTCTCAAGTTCTTTCTAGTCAGGGAATGCCTGCAAACCCTCAGCAGTCAACGGCCAACAAAATCACTCCAGTAATGATAACTGGAATGTTTCTGTTTTTCCCCTTACCTGCAGGTGTATTACTCTACATGGTTGTTGCAAACATATTTCAAGCATTTCAGACCTTTCTTCTTAACAAAGAAGCTCTTCCTGAAAATCTGCAGAAAATTTTAGATCAACAATTATTGACGAAAAATAATTCCATAACAACTGCTGCCTCCACTATCTCAGAAAAAAGATTACCCTTTGAACCTAATAATAAGAAATAA